In Streptomyces sp. NBC_00569, a single genomic region encodes these proteins:
- the pdxR gene encoding MocR-like pyridoxine biosynthesis transcription factor PdxR, translating to MTDSWVNSAERVGADLHLDLSGAGSRRAALIGALRDAVRSGRLAPGTRLPPYRSLAADLGVARNTVADAYAELVAEGWLTARQGSGTRVAERAGPPTSARVPKRGPARAHGPRHDLRQGTPDASSFPRAEWAAAYRRALQAAPNEAFGPGDPQGRVELREALTEYLARARGVRTQPDRIVICSGFAHALRLLFDGRVLRGPLAVESYGLGFHREILTAAGVRTLPLRLDEHGARVGELAAGASRARAALLTPAHQFPTGGPLHAERRSAAVDWARARGGLIVEDDYDGEFRYDRRPVGAVQGLDPERVVYVGSVSKSLSPALRLGWMVLPQGLVWDVVAAKGEREAWASVPDQLALADFLLSGAYDRHVRRMRQRYRGRRDRLVEALAERAPGVAVTGIAAGLHAVLRLPPGTERSVVKAAAWGGVALDGLSEFRHPEATMPHTDGLVVGYSTPSDPAYGAALDALCGVLPPD from the coding sequence ATGACAGATTCATGGGTCAATTCCGCTGAGCGCGTCGGCGCCGACCTGCATCTGGACCTGTCCGGTGCGGGCAGCCGCAGGGCCGCTCTCATCGGGGCGCTGCGTGATGCCGTGCGCTCGGGACGGCTCGCTCCGGGCACCCGGCTGCCGCCCTACCGTTCGCTCGCCGCCGACCTGGGCGTCGCCCGCAACACGGTCGCCGACGCGTACGCGGAGCTCGTCGCCGAAGGCTGGCTGACCGCGCGTCAGGGGTCGGGGACGCGGGTCGCCGAGCGGGCGGGGCCGCCCACGTCCGCCCGCGTCCCGAAGAGGGGTCCGGCCCGCGCGCACGGGCCACGCCACGACCTCCGCCAGGGCACACCCGACGCGTCGTCCTTCCCGCGCGCGGAGTGGGCGGCCGCGTACCGGCGTGCGTTGCAGGCCGCGCCGAACGAGGCGTTCGGGCCGGGCGATCCGCAGGGCCGCGTCGAGCTGCGAGAGGCGCTCACGGAGTACCTGGCCCGCGCGCGCGGGGTACGGACGCAGCCGGACCGCATCGTGATCTGCTCCGGCTTCGCGCACGCCCTGCGGCTTCTGTTCGACGGCCGGGTGCTGCGCGGACCGCTCGCCGTGGAGTCGTACGGACTCGGCTTCCACCGCGAGATCCTGACGGCCGCCGGAGTACGGACGTTGCCCCTGAGACTCGACGAACACGGCGCGCGTGTCGGGGAGTTGGCGGCCGGAGCGAGCCGGGCGAGGGCCGCTCTGCTCACACCCGCGCACCAGTTCCCCACGGGCGGCCCGCTGCACGCCGAGCGGCGTTCGGCGGCCGTCGACTGGGCACGCGCGCGTGGCGGGCTGATCGTGGAGGACGACTACGACGGCGAGTTCCGCTACGACCGCAGGCCCGTCGGCGCGGTACAGGGCCTCGACCCCGAACGGGTGGTCTATGTCGGCTCGGTCAGCAAGAGCCTGTCACCGGCGCTGCGGCTCGGCTGGATGGTGCTGCCGCAGGGGCTGGTGTGGGATGTCGTCGCGGCGAAGGGCGAGCGGGAGGCATGGGCGAGCGTGCCGGACCAGCTGGCGCTCGCGGACTTCCTTCTCTCGGGGGCCTACGACCGGCACGTGCGGCGGATGCGGCAGCGCTATCGGGGGCGGCGCGACCGCCTGGTGGAGGCGCTCGCCGAGCGGGCGCCCGGAGTGGCGGTCACCGGGATCGCGGCGGGGCTGCACGCGGTGCTGCGGCTGCCCCCGGGAACCGAGCGGTCCGTGGTCAAGGCCGCCGCGTGGGGCGGTGTAGCCCTCGACGGCCTCTCCGAGTTCCGCCACCCGGAGGCGACGATGCCGCACACGGACGGCCTGGTGGTGGGCTACTCGACGCCGTCGGACCCCGCCTACGGCGCCGCGCTGGACGCTCTGTGCGGGGTGCTGCCACCGGACTGA
- a CDS encoding carboxymuconolactone decarboxylase family protein, translated as MTTNTITTANTHSHAHPAGRIDFAKAAPKVFRSLIGFDAAAREGLDPSLVELIQIRASHLNHCAYCLHMHTNDARKAGESEDRLHMVAVWREARHFFSARERAALALTEAVTLVADGGVSDDVYAEAAAQFDEQELAHVLSLILTINTWNRIALSTGKVAGTDERK; from the coding sequence ATGACGACGAACACGATCACCACGGCGAACACCCACTCCCACGCCCACCCGGCCGGCCGCATCGACTTCGCGAAGGCCGCGCCGAAGGTCTTCCGCTCCCTGATCGGCTTCGACGCCGCCGCCCGCGAGGGCCTCGACCCGTCCCTGGTGGAGCTGATCCAGATCCGCGCCTCGCACCTCAACCACTGCGCGTACTGCCTCCACATGCACACCAACGACGCGCGCAAGGCCGGCGAGAGCGAGGACCGGCTGCACATGGTGGCCGTGTGGCGCGAGGCCCGGCACTTCTTCAGTGCCCGGGAGCGCGCGGCACTCGCACTGACCGAGGCCGTCACGCTCGTCGCCGACGGCGGCGTGTCCGACGACGTCTACGCGGAGGCCGCGGCCCAGTTCGACGAGCAGGAGCTGGCGCACGTCCTGTCCCTGATCCTCACGATCAACACCTGGAACCGGATCGCCCTGTCGACCGGCAAGGTCGCGGGCACCGACGAGCGCAAATGA